The Natrinema caseinilyticum genomic sequence GCATTCGGGCCCCAGATTCGACCATTCGACCACAATATAACCGTGTTTGACGGGTAGAATACGCCACAGGCAGAATTTTTGCATTATCGACAGATAATATTGCACATTTCGATACGAACGTAGCCTCTGGGACGATACCACTGATCGATGAATGGAGATGTGCCGCTCGAGTGGCAGCCAGAAGAGAGTCGGACGTACACCCCTGCCGATACGGACCGGGAACTCCAGTATCGGACGTTTCTCCACGAATCGGGTGACCTCAGGTTGAAGGTCGCCCCGGCCTCGCTCGACGGCGAAGACCACCCGGGGTACTCGCTTTCGGCGACGAGCTATCCCGGACTCGAACTCTCCGAGACGCTGCGGGTGAGAACCGTCCTGACGTTCGAACGGTGTACCCGGATCGCCCGTCAGTTCATGGACCTCTTTTCTGCCAGTTACGACGGCCCCGGCTCGCTCGAGGACGCGCTCGAGTACGCCTACGAACGGACGCGAGACCATCGCTGACACGAGCCACGAAAACCGCTCCGAACCGAATCGAGCGGCCCGCTCACTCGATTTCGAGCCGTCCGCCACCCTCGCCGTCTCCCCCATCGGCCTCGTCCCACTCGAGTTCGAACTCGATACTGAGTTCGCCGCGTCCGTCCGCCGGCCCTTCGCGCTCGGCTTTGACCTCGAACGTCGGTCGGGCCGGTGGCTCGAGCGTCACCGATTCGGAGCCGGCTTTGAGCGTGATCGCCTCGCCGTCGTCTAAGTTGTCCGCGACTCGGCGGAGCAACGACGCGATTTCGCCCCTGCTGTGCACGTTTTCGGACTTGAAGAGCACTTCTTCAGGCATAGGGGACGATACGTTCCGCGAACTGATAAACGCGCGCTCGGCGGTCGCGTCCGTATCGGTCCGGAAGACAGCCCCTGAACGCGCGTTCTCGGCCCCAACCGGCCGAGTGCACGCCGGATTCGTCGCGGGCCGCGGCTCCGGCCGAATTGGCAACCACTGCGGGGGCGTCGAACGGACGTCCGAGCGCGCACAGTCCATGTGACGCGGTGTCGGACGGCAGGAAGTTCGAACGTCGACGGAGAAATCGAACGTCGAGCGGGTCCTGAGTTATTCTCGTCCGACCCACTTCAGGATCAGCAACGTCCCCTCGAACAGCAGGATCATCGTGACGGCGACGAGGATGGGCGCCATTCCCGTCGGATCGAAGGCGAACATGAAGGCGATCCCGGCAAAGCCCGCCCAGAAGTAGAGGCGCTTCTGCGCGAGCCAGCGGCGGGTCGTCACGCCCATCATGATCGCCAGCATGATGAACAG encodes the following:
- a CDS encoding amphi-Trp domain-containing protein; translated protein: MPEEVLFKSENVHSRGEIASLLRRVADNLDDGEAITLKAGSESVTLEPPARPTFEVKAEREGPADGRGELSIEFELEWDEADGGDGEGGGRLEIE